A part of Leptospira yasudae genomic DNA contains:
- a CDS encoding TIGR00266 family protein, producing MKHEILLKPDFPIVQVQLENGESIRAESGAMVAMSPAVKMATKAEGGIWASAKRALLSGESFFQNTFKAEGGTGTLFLTSATQGDIEYRKMKGEELILSRGAYVAGSESLVIDSKWGGFKGFFSGEGLFFLKVSGSGDLFFSSFGAIHTIDVNGQYVVDTGHIVGFEGTLNYTIQKVGGLKSLFLSGEGLVAVFSGTGKLYVQSRNQNSFAGWANQWRRVERSSSSS from the coding sequence GTGAAACACGAAATATTATTAAAACCTGATTTTCCAATCGTACAAGTTCAACTTGAAAACGGAGAATCCATCCGCGCCGAGTCGGGCGCGATGGTCGCGATGAGCCCCGCCGTCAAGATGGCCACCAAGGCCGAGGGAGGAATCTGGGCTTCCGCCAAACGCGCGTTACTCAGCGGAGAATCCTTTTTTCAAAACACGTTCAAAGCGGAAGGCGGAACCGGGACTCTGTTTCTGACGAGCGCGACCCAAGGCGACATCGAATACAGAAAAATGAAAGGAGAAGAATTGATCCTAAGCCGAGGCGCGTATGTGGCCGGTTCGGAATCCCTTGTGATCGACAGCAAGTGGGGAGGATTCAAAGGATTCTTTTCCGGAGAAGGTTTATTCTTTTTGAAAGTGAGCGGATCGGGAGATCTTTTCTTTTCGAGTTTCGGAGCGATTCATACGATCGACGTCAACGGGCAATACGTAGTCGATACGGGTCATATCGTCGGGTTCGAAGGAACTCTCAACTACACGATTCAAAAAGTGGGCGGACTCAAATCCTTGTTCTTGAGCGGAGAAGGTTTAGTCGCCGTGTTTTCCGGAACGGGAAAATTATACGTTCAATCCAGAAACCAGAACTCCTTTGCGGGTTGGGCGAATCAGTGGAGAAGAGTGGAGCGTTCTTCCTCTTCGAGTTGA
- a CDS encoding TIGR00266 family protein has protein sequence MNIEILSKPSYSFAKVLLNGGESIKAESGSMMSMSSGITIQTHKAQQGGFLKSLKAAFLGGESFWMNTFTASSGNGEVLLAPTLPGDVERIELAGTVYVQSSSFLASSPNIEMDTKFQGLKGFISGESLFFLKLSGNGPLLISSYGGIDVLNVDGEMIVDTGHIVAFDEGLNYEMTKFGGWKSFFLGGEGFVARFKGKGRVWIQSRNVPSLGSWFRDQLPPIKR, from the coding sequence ATGAATATTGAAATTCTAAGCAAACCATCCTACAGCTTTGCGAAGGTTCTTCTGAACGGCGGAGAATCGATCAAAGCGGAATCCGGTTCCATGATGTCCATGAGTTCGGGGATCACGATCCAGACTCACAAGGCGCAGCAAGGCGGATTCTTAAAAAGTTTAAAGGCGGCGTTTCTAGGAGGAGAATCCTTCTGGATGAACACGTTCACCGCTTCTTCCGGAAACGGAGAGGTTCTGCTCGCGCCGACTCTTCCGGGCGACGTGGAGCGGATCGAATTGGCCGGAACGGTCTACGTTCAATCCAGTTCCTTTCTCGCTTCTTCTCCGAACATAGAAATGGATACGAAGTTTCAAGGTCTGAAAGGATTTATCAGCGGAGAATCGCTCTTCTTTCTCAAACTTTCCGGAAACGGTCCCTTGCTCATTTCGAGCTACGGTGGAATCGACGTCCTCAACGTAGACGGAGAAATGATCGTGGATACGGGGCATATCGTTGCGTTTGACGAAGGATTGAACTACGAGATGACCAAGTTCGGCGGATGGAAGTCCTTCTTTTTAGGCGGAGAAGGATTCGTGGCGCGATTCAAGGGAAAAGGCCGAGTTTGGATTCAATCCAGAAACGTTCCTTCTTTGGGAAGTTGGTTTAGAGATCAACTGCCTCCGATCAAAAGATAA
- a CDS encoding LIC_10421 family protein, producing the protein MKKFLGFVLALFVSVQGVSALSDIEKILIKEATNPELKKIAKDYLIKKAQDHRSLSEKYKSLAVRSQGGKANSSKEEHAKYKKLADHCDAEAKEYEDEASKL; encoded by the coding sequence ATGAAAAAGTTTTTAGGTTTTGTTTTGGCCCTGTTCGTTTCCGTTCAGGGCGTTTCCGCTCTTTCCGATATCGAGAAGATCTTGATCAAAGAAGCCACTAATCCTGAGTTAAAGAAGATCGCCAAAGATTATCTCATCAAAAAGGCGCAGGATCATAGAAGTTTATCCGAAAAATACAAAAGCCTCGCGGTTCGAAGTCAGGGAGGTAAAGCCAACTCTTCCAAAGAGGAGCACGCAAAGTATAAGAAGTTGGCGGATCATTGCGACGCGGAAGCAAAGGAATACGAAGACGAAGCAAGTAAACTATAA
- a CDS encoding TIGR00266 family protein, with amino-acid sequence MNYEIIHKPSYSFLKVKLSPGQTIKAEAGAMVYMTPGVDVETKMGSGFLSAVSRRFFGGESFFFNVFKAPSAGAEIGLAPELPGDVVGVDLTDTGLIVEAGAYLASDETINMKPKFGGLRSFFGGEGVFLLEVMGNGKLFLNAYGGILPIDVQGSYTIDTGHVVAFDKSLQYKIAKAGGSWKSTLFGGEGLVMEFSGHGKVLIQTRVPSGFLSWLTGLLPQ; translated from the coding sequence ATGAATTACGAGATCATTCACAAACCTTCGTATTCTTTTCTTAAAGTAAAACTTTCACCGGGTCAAACGATCAAAGCCGAAGCGGGCGCGATGGTGTATATGACTCCTGGAGTGGATGTCGAAACGAAAATGGGAAGCGGATTCTTATCCGCGGTCTCGAGGAGATTTTTCGGAGGAGAATCCTTCTTCTTCAACGTCTTCAAGGCTCCTTCGGCGGGCGCCGAGATCGGACTCGCACCCGAACTTCCCGGAGACGTGGTCGGAGTCGATCTGACCGACACGGGTTTGATCGTGGAAGCCGGAGCGTATCTTGCCTCCGACGAGACGATCAACATGAAACCGAAGTTCGGCGGACTCCGTTCCTTTTTCGGAGGAGAAGGCGTTTTTCTTTTGGAAGTGATGGGAAACGGAAAGTTATTTCTAAACGCTTACGGAGGAATTCTTCCGATCGACGTGCAGGGATCGTATACGATCGACACGGGGCACGTGGTGGCGTTCGATAAAAGTCTTCAGTATAAAATCGCGAAGGCCGGCGGAAGTTGGAAGTCCACTTTGTTCGGCGGAGAAGGACTTGTAATGGAATTTTCCGGTCACGGAAAGGTGTTGATCCAAACGAGGGTTCCGTCCGGATTCTTGTCCTGGCTCACGGGGCTTTTACCTCAATAA
- a CDS encoding TlpA disulfide reductase family protein has protein sequence MRIFRVIFPIVFLLLSACNSSKEESVLYKLSLYDLEGRSVSLKEYKGKVLLLDVWASWCEPCKEAVPVLEKLSKDLQGKNGILLGINTEPELSKEEHLKAAKEFGMTYPFYVDKDFAFVNEYKVEGQPALIVFSPSGTLLKVQYGIRERDYPKLRASFSNWFSAP, from the coding sequence ATGCGCATTTTCCGGGTGATTTTCCCCATCGTTTTTTTATTGTTGTCCGCTTGTAATTCCTCCAAGGAAGAATCCGTTCTCTATAAACTTTCTTTGTATGATTTGGAAGGCCGTTCCGTTTCTCTTAAAGAATACAAGGGAAAGGTTTTGCTTTTGGACGTATGGGCTTCTTGGTGCGAACCTTGTAAGGAAGCGGTTCCCGTGTTGGAAAAACTTTCCAAGGACTTGCAAGGGAAGAATGGAATTCTTCTCGGGATCAACACCGAACCGGAACTTTCCAAAGAGGAACATCTCAAAGCCGCGAAAGAATTCGGTATGACGTATCCGTTTTATGTGGATAAGGATTTTGCGTTCGTGAACGAGTATAAGGTGGAAGGTCAACCGGCCTTGATTGTCTTTAGTCCTTCCGGAACCTTGTTGAAAGTTCAGTACGGAATCAGGGAACGGGATTATCCGAAACTCAGAGCGAGTTTTTCCAATTGGTTCAGTGCACCATAG
- a CDS encoding radical SAM protein encodes MEATDSIRQSSTIPLLEEMERKYKSIPMEAIVKQDILRQGIHFLKEAFEVSGQYKTKDYFIFSFDHIPLSELGEGADVKAPEEIKVSGGHFNLLPTVISTRNNPNSPYKVKKSPDGKPSLYLGETFLGNVEFPPLPAWYRHKTKNGKIPGEIAPVIEWGYLIYLTVFRNCQYFGKEEECAYCDINHNYRQQKNAGRPYTGVKDIEDILEVLSWIDAEDPVAKVYTITGGSVITSLKKKNEIDFYLEYAQAIESKFPGRWMGKIVSQAWEIEDCQKFKDAGIQVYHPNYEVWDKNLFQKICPGKEAYIGRDNWIRRVVDSAEVFGPSYVIPNFVGGVELSKPYGFATVAEAIASTGEGLDFFMSKGIMPRFTAWCPEPYTTLGTQAGPPLEYFCELLTVWKATFEKYNLPVPPGYGEPGPGKAVFSVSAFMDVIGYQGRN; translated from the coding sequence ATGGAAGCTACCGATTCAATCCGCCAAAGTTCTACGATTCCCCTCCTGGAAGAAATGGAGAGGAAATATAAATCCATTCCGATGGAAGCCATCGTGAAACAGGATATTCTCAGACAAGGAATCCATTTTCTCAAAGAAGCCTTCGAAGTTTCGGGACAATACAAAACCAAGGACTACTTTATATTCTCCTTTGATCATATTCCTCTTTCCGAACTAGGAGAAGGCGCGGACGTGAAGGCGCCTGAGGAAATCAAAGTTTCGGGCGGACATTTCAATCTTCTTCCGACCGTGATCTCCACGCGCAATAATCCGAATTCTCCGTATAAGGTGAAAAAGTCTCCGGATGGAAAACCCTCTTTGTATCTCGGAGAAACCTTTTTAGGAAACGTGGAGTTTCCTCCTCTTCCCGCTTGGTATCGTCATAAAACCAAGAACGGAAAAATTCCCGGCGAGATCGCTCCCGTCATCGAATGGGGTTATCTGATCTATCTGACCGTTTTCAGAAACTGTCAGTATTTCGGTAAGGAAGAGGAATGCGCGTACTGCGATATCAATCACAACTATCGTCAACAGAAGAACGCGGGTCGTCCGTATACGGGCGTCAAGGACATCGAAGACATTCTCGAAGTTTTATCCTGGATCGATGCGGAAGATCCGGTCGCAAAAGTATATACGATCACGGGCGGCAGCGTCATCACTTCCTTAAAGAAGAAGAATGAAATCGATTTCTATTTGGAATATGCACAGGCGATCGAATCCAAGTTTCCTGGTAGATGGATGGGCAAGATCGTTTCCCAAGCTTGGGAAATCGAAGATTGTCAAAAGTTCAAAGACGCGGGCATTCAAGTCTATCATCCGAACTACGAAGTCTGGGATAAGAATTTATTTCAAAAGATTTGTCCGGGTAAGGAAGCGTATATCGGAAGAGACAATTGGATTCGCAGAGTCGTCGACTCGGCGGAAGTATTCGGACCTTCTTATGTGATTCCGAACTTTGTGGGCGGCGTGGAACTTTCCAAGCCATACGGTTTCGCGACCGTTGCGGAAGCGATCGCTTCCACAGGAGAAGGTTTGGACTTCTTCATGTCGAAAGGAATCATGCCTCGATTTACGGCTTGGTGTCCCGAACCGTATACGACTCTCGGAACCCAAGCGGGTCCGCCTTTGGAATATTTCTGTGAGCTTTTGACCGTCTGGAAGGCTACATTCGAAAAGTATAATCTACCGGTTCCTCCCGGTTACGGCGAACCGGGTCCGGGAAAGGCGGTCTTTTCGGTTTCCGCCTTTATGGACGTGATCGGTTATCAAGGTAGAAACTAA
- a CDS encoding LIC11631 family protein, whose protein sequence is MAGTQKKIQKSSVFSPSGHGDLYALDNLYLSPLRENEVWDLSNVSAFSPLNFGFLCMRSVLAAHAESKIAVQGMSSGFIRGLSKIDGFEDWDLFESKGFVPKVFGTTLPMSMNSSIHEILNPALASYEKELFEEWNPKAVTLAGRWENREILIAGAALPEDEKNLPKLLKELIQTFSGKSGKFYLRTDKHSYLCLKKEKESLGPVFFQEKEKHWDSFVFLILEIENI, encoded by the coding sequence ATGGCCGGTACTCAGAAAAAAATCCAGAAATCCTCCGTATTTTCCCCATCGGGACACGGGGATTTATACGCGCTCGACAATCTCTATCTTTCTCCGCTCCGGGAAAACGAGGTCTGGGATTTGTCCAACGTAAGCGCGTTTTCTCCTCTGAATTTCGGATTTCTTTGTATGAGATCGGTTCTGGCCGCTCATGCCGAATCGAAGATCGCCGTTCAAGGAATGAGTTCCGGATTTATCCGGGGACTTTCCAAAATCGACGGATTTGAAGATTGGGATCTTTTCGAATCGAAGGGGTTTGTTCCGAAAGTTTTCGGAACGACGCTTCCGATGAGCATGAATTCATCCATCCACGAAATTCTCAACCCGGCGCTTGCGAGTTATGAAAAGGAACTCTTCGAAGAATGGAATCCGAAAGCGGTCACTCTCGCCGGCCGATGGGAAAACCGCGAAATTTTGATCGCGGGTGCTGCGCTTCCCGAAGACGAGAAAAATCTTCCGAAATTATTGAAGGAATTGATCCAAACCTTTTCCGGGAAAAGCGGAAAATTCTATCTGAGAACCGATAAACATTCGTATCTTTGTCTCAAAAAGGAAAAAGAAAGTCTCGGCCCCGTTTTCTTTCAGGAAAAGGAAAAACACTGGGATTCTTTCGTTTTTCTAATATTAGAAATCGAGAATATTTAA
- a CDS encoding SDR family oxidoreductase, with protein MAQRNVFITGSNRGIGLELTKQFLSKGDQVFALCRKSSPDLVKIKPTRILEGVDVLNSNSIGSLSSKLLDTKIDILINNAGILIPDNLQSLDEENVFTQFLVNALGPLKMVKALLPNLNPNAKLVFLTSRMGSIADNTSGSYYGYRASKAALNAIAVSLARDLSPKGISVGIFHPGMVATQMTGGQGIPPEESAQGLVERIETLNLSNSGKFFHQNGEELPW; from the coding sequence ATGGCTCAAAGAAACGTTTTCATTACGGGTTCCAATCGCGGCATAGGTTTGGAGCTGACCAAACAGTTTTTATCCAAAGGAGATCAGGTTTTCGCCCTTTGCAGAAAATCCTCTCCGGACCTGGTCAAGATCAAACCGACCCGCATTCTCGAAGGAGTGGATGTTTTGAATTCCAACTCGATTGGATCCTTATCTTCCAAACTGCTCGATACGAAAATCGACATTCTCATCAACAACGCGGGGATTTTGATTCCGGACAATCTGCAAAGTCTGGATGAGGAAAACGTATTCACCCAATTCTTAGTAAACGCTTTGGGACCTCTCAAAATGGTAAAGGCTCTGCTTCCTAATTTAAACCCGAACGCAAAACTTGTCTTCTTAACGAGTCGAATGGGTTCGATCGCCGACAATACTTCCGGTTCATATTACGGATACCGCGCTTCCAAAGCGGCCTTAAACGCGATCGCCGTCAGCCTCGCCCGCGATTTGAGTCCGAAAGGAATCTCCGTCGGGATCTTTCACCCCGGAATGGTCGCGACTCAGATGACCGGAGGACAAGGAATTCCTCCGGAAGAAAGCGCTCAAGGTCTTGTGGAACGGATCGAAACCTTGAATCTAAGCAACTCCGGAAAGTTTTTTCATCAGAACGGAGAAGAACTACCTTGGTGA
- a CDS encoding AMP-dependent synthetase/ligase, with protein MAENLAQLFRESAEKFRDLPAFFSKDSKKDYTPTTYGQLYEQGIQLAEALIELGVQQRQRVGLLADNRIEWIIADYGVILAGAADVPRGTDITDSEIVYILNHSEVEVVFVENDKMLEKFNRNKSQLTNVKTIILMDPASSAPGVLKMQDLIEKGKKLREGGSKKAEERVAAISPEDLFTLIYTSGTTGLPKGVMLKHSNMMHQVNNVSPMLNIKSNARLLSILPIWHVFERVVEYVCIGLGAATYYTNVRDLRQDLATVKPTFMGSAPRLWENIYNGIYTRINDPAQTPALRRGLFKLAYFFSSKKNQAVRFLKGIEVDYTGRNPIGSLFYGILMVIQFLLTGPFTLTIIAGALGAYFAGTDLYFLSSPLYTIAGLAVLLNSFTLDRIVLAKIRAATGGQLKASISGGGALPRHVDEFFGNIGINVLEGYGMTETSPVISVRTFEKLIIGSVGVIVPKTKLQIRNDNNAVLTEIDENGQITQGKLGLKGIVFIKGPQVMKGYFKNEEATSKAISDGWMNTGDMGMINFKKTLTLTGRAKDTVVLLGGENVEPVPIENKLQESAYISQCMVIGQDQKNLGAIVVPDFEKLQEWAKENGINEASNEKLIENPKIYDLFRKEIKALNNTKNGFKSFEQVTPFILIAKPFEVGDELNNMMKMKRHVITEKYSDKIKKIYSTNQD; from the coding sequence ATGGCGGAGAATTTAGCGCAGCTATTTCGCGAATCCGCGGAAAAATTCCGGGACCTACCGGCTTTCTTTTCCAAAGATTCTAAAAAGGATTATACCCCGACTACTTACGGTCAATTGTACGAGCAAGGAATCCAACTTGCGGAAGCTCTGATCGAACTGGGCGTTCAACAGAGACAAAGAGTGGGTTTACTGGCGGACAACCGCATCGAATGGATTATCGCGGATTACGGCGTTATTCTTGCCGGCGCGGCTGACGTTCCTCGTGGAACCGATATTACGGATTCCGAAATCGTTTATATTCTCAATCACTCGGAAGTGGAAGTCGTTTTCGTTGAGAACGATAAGATGCTCGAAAAGTTCAACCGCAACAAATCGCAGTTAACGAACGTAAAGACCATCATTCTGATGGACCCAGCGAGTTCCGCTCCGGGCGTTTTGAAAATGCAGGATCTGATCGAAAAGGGTAAGAAGCTGCGCGAAGGCGGTTCTAAAAAAGCGGAAGAAAGAGTCGCCGCGATTTCACCCGAAGATCTTTTTACTCTCATTTATACTTCCGGAACCACGGGACTTCCGAAAGGCGTTATGTTGAAACATTCCAACATGATGCATCAAGTGAACAACGTAAGTCCGATGTTGAATATCAAATCGAACGCACGTCTCCTTTCCATTCTTCCGATTTGGCACGTTTTCGAACGCGTGGTGGAATATGTTTGTATCGGTCTCGGCGCGGCGACGTATTATACGAACGTTCGCGATCTTCGTCAGGATTTGGCGACCGTTAAACCTACGTTTATGGGTTCCGCTCCAAGACTTTGGGAAAATATCTACAACGGGATTTATACAAGAATCAACGATCCCGCGCAGACTCCTGCGCTTCGTAGAGGTCTTTTCAAACTTGCGTATTTCTTTTCCAGCAAAAAGAACCAAGCGGTTCGTTTCTTGAAAGGAATCGAAGTGGATTATACCGGAAGAAATCCGATCGGATCTTTGTTTTACGGAATTCTTATGGTGATTCAGTTCCTTCTTACGGGGCCGTTTACGCTTACGATCATAGCGGGCGCGTTAGGCGCTTATTTCGCGGGAACCGATCTTTACTTTTTGAGTTCTCCGCTTTATACGATCGCCGGGCTTGCGGTTCTTCTGAACAGCTTCACTCTGGACCGAATCGTTTTAGCGAAAATCAGAGCGGCTACGGGAGGACAACTCAAAGCGTCCATCTCCGGCGGGGGCGCGCTTCCGAGACACGTGGATGAATTTTTCGGAAACATCGGGATCAACGTTTTGGAAGGTTACGGTATGACCGAAACTTCTCCCGTGATTTCCGTAAGAACGTTCGAAAAACTCATCATCGGTTCCGTGGGTGTGATCGTTCCCAAAACGAAACTCCAGATTCGAAACGACAACAACGCCGTATTGACCGAAATCGACGAAAACGGCCAGATTACCCAAGGAAAGCTGGGCCTCAAGGGAATCGTTTTCATCAAGGGACCTCAAGTGATGAAGGGATACTTCAAAAACGAAGAGGCGACCTCCAAGGCGATTTCCGACGGCTGGATGAACACCGGCGACATGGGGATGATCAACTTCAAAAAGACCCTGACTCTTACCGGTCGTGCGAAGGACACAGTGGTTCTTCTCGGCGGAGAAAACGTCGAACCGGTCCCGATCGAAAACAAACTCCAAGAATCCGCTTATATCAGCCAGTGTATGGTGATCGGTCAGGATCAGAAAAACTTGGGAGCGATCGTTGTTCCCGATTTCGAAAAACTGCAAGAATGGGCGAAAGAAAACGGAATCAACGAAGCGAGCAACGAGAAGCTGATCGAAAATCCGAAGATTTACGATCTTTTCAGAAAGGAAATCAAGGCCTTGAACAACACGAAAAACGGGTTCAAGTCTTTCGAACAGGTGACTCCTTTCATTCTGATCGCGAAGCCGTTCGAAGTGGGCGACGAACTCAACAACATGATGAAGATGAAGCGCCACGTGATCACCGAAAAATACAGCGACAAGATCAAGAAAATCTACTCTACCAACCAAGATTAG
- the ptsP gene encoding phosphoenolpyruvate--protein phosphotransferase, which yields MIPSKRTVFPGITAFPGKLYGKVLKTGKKRNTILTGTYIHESEKERELEKFDVALEESLHSLRILITSVEASGSEHKEVQEILETQAMICSDPSLATSVRKRISELGENAILAVQNVTHEISEKFKALENEFFRERVDHFRDVSNRLIEFIAGKKEEDSFLSGLKEDLILVARELTPSQMILMDKTRIRGIATDLGGKTGHMAILARNYGIPTIVGLKDFSSYVKDNEFIFLDAESGNAVRFPTLEEVKYYGFSSVYPVEESGTKKMRAVSKDGIRVRIKCNLETELDCEQALKFGAEGVGLFRSESLFLKYQDSNVSGEEQFLAYKAIAEGMEDKPVTIRTFDIGADKFSTGELEENPFLGNRGIRYSLSNPEWFSEQLTAILRASAYGNVSILLPMITGPAEIIRTRALLEECKRKLAANKEKYNKKIKVGAMIETPAAVSALDLIAREADFFSVGTNDLLQYIMAVDRNNIHVSSLYNPYHIAFLRALIRIVEVSRDYDKPLSLCGELASDTNFTIFLIGIGIRDLSVSIPFLTPIRKIIRSISLHQAGTLVKKILELSEEENYENIEAFLFSKHLS from the coding sequence ATGATTCCATCCAAACGAACAGTTTTTCCAGGAATTACGGCCTTTCCGGGAAAGCTATACGGTAAGGTCCTGAAGACCGGAAAAAAGCGGAATACCATTCTCACCGGAACCTATATCCACGAATCCGAAAAAGAACGGGAACTCGAAAAGTTCGACGTCGCTTTGGAGGAAAGCCTTCATAGCCTTCGGATCTTAATCACCTCGGTCGAAGCGTCCGGTTCCGAACACAAAGAAGTCCAGGAAATCTTAGAAACACAGGCCATGATCTGTTCCGATCCGAGCCTTGCGACTTCGGTTCGAAAGAGAATCTCCGAACTCGGAGAAAACGCGATTCTTGCCGTTCAAAACGTCACGCACGAAATCTCCGAAAAATTCAAAGCCCTAGAAAACGAATTCTTCCGAGAACGAGTCGATCACTTTCGAGACGTTTCCAATCGTTTGATCGAATTCATCGCCGGTAAAAAGGAAGAGGATTCGTTCCTATCCGGTTTGAAGGAAGATCTCATTTTAGTCGCGAGAGAACTCACTCCTTCTCAGATGATTCTCATGGACAAAACGAGGATCCGCGGAATCGCGACCGACCTCGGAGGAAAGACGGGTCACATGGCGATCCTCGCGAGAAACTATGGGATTCCTACGATCGTAGGTTTGAAGGATTTTTCCTCGTACGTAAAAGACAACGAATTCATCTTTTTGGACGCGGAATCCGGAAACGCGGTCCGCTTTCCCACCTTGGAAGAAGTGAAATACTACGGCTTCTCCTCCGTTTATCCCGTGGAAGAAAGCGGCACGAAAAAAATGCGAGCCGTCAGCAAGGACGGAATCCGGGTACGAATCAAATGCAATCTGGAAACGGAACTCGACTGCGAGCAAGCGTTGAAGTTCGGCGCGGAAGGAGTGGGATTATTTCGAAGCGAATCCTTATTCTTAAAATACCAAGACAGCAACGTTTCCGGAGAGGAACAGTTCCTCGCATACAAAGCGATCGCGGAGGGAATGGAAGACAAACCGGTAACGATTCGAACCTTTGACATCGGAGCCGATAAATTTTCAACGGGAGAATTGGAGGAGAATCCGTTTCTCGGGAACAGAGGAATCCGTTATTCCCTGTCCAACCCGGAATGGTTCTCCGAGCAGCTAACGGCGATTTTACGGGCATCGGCGTACGGAAACGTAAGCATTCTTCTGCCGATGATCACCGGTCCGGCCGAAATCATTCGAACCCGCGCGCTCTTGGAAGAATGCAAACGCAAACTTGCGGCAAACAAGGAAAAATACAATAAGAAGATCAAGGTGGGAGCGATGATCGAAACTCCCGCCGCGGTTTCCGCGTTGGATTTGATCGCGAGAGAAGCCGACTTTTTTTCCGTGGGAACGAACGATCTTTTGCAATATATCATGGCCGTGGATCGAAACAACATCCACGTTTCTTCCCTTTACAATCCGTATCACATCGCTTTTTTACGAGCCTTGATCCGAATCGTGGAAGTTTCGAGGGATTACGATAAACCGTTGAGTCTTTGCGGGGAACTCGCGTCGGATACGAACTTTACGATCTTTTTGATCGGAATCGGGATTCGCGATCTTTCCGTTTCGATTCCCTTTCTAACTCCGATTCGAAAGATCATCCGTTCGATTTCGCTTCATCAGGCGGGAACCTTGGTCAAAAAGATTCTCGAACTTTCGGAGGAGGAAAACTACGAAAATATCGAAGCCTTCCTCTTCAGCAAACACTTGAGTTAA
- the lpxC gene encoding UDP-3-O-acyl-N-acetylglucosamine deacetylase, giving the protein MKETIYRRSIRDTVRIKGIGLHSGKEVNLIAHPAPSGTGIVFEYRKGEDKASIPAELSNVVDTSNATTLGDGLHRIQTVEHLLAAVYALGLTDLILEIDAVEVPIMDGSSLPFLQALESAGIVEYPEIVEPIYVQNPLWVVDGDKYLVLLPSNELKVTYTIDFNHPLLKGQNITISLDREKIKQEILPARTFGFLKDVEALQARGLAMGGSLDNAIVLTQDGYLNQQLRFENECVRHKILDLFGDISIAGRPIIGHYLASKAGHALDISMAKLVMSSVTGDEISKYKSRRIPLFKRKAAVV; this is encoded by the coding sequence ATGAAAGAAACCATATATAGAAGATCCATACGGGATACAGTTAGAATCAAAGGGATCGGACTTCATTCCGGAAAGGAAGTGAATCTGATCGCTCATCCGGCCCCTTCCGGCACGGGAATTGTCTTTGAATACCGTAAGGGCGAGGATAAAGCCTCGATTCCTGCGGAACTTAGCAACGTCGTTGATACCAGCAACGCGACTACCTTAGGAGACGGACTCCATAGAATTCAAACCGTGGAACACCTTTTGGCTGCGGTTTATGCGCTCGGTTTAACGGATCTCATTCTGGAAATCGATGCGGTGGAAGTTCCGATCATGGACGGTTCTTCTCTTCCGTTTCTGCAAGCGTTGGAATCGGCGGGAATCGTGGAATATCCCGAAATCGTCGAACCGATCTACGTTCAAAACCCTCTCTGGGTCGTAGACGGAGACAAATACCTCGTTCTTCTTCCTAGCAACGAACTCAAAGTAACTTACACCATCGACTTCAACCACCCTCTCCTCAAAGGACAAAACATCACGATCTCGCTCGATAGAGAAAAGATCAAACAAGAGATTCTTCCTGCGAGAACCTTCGGCTTTTTAAAAGACGTAGAAGCGCTCCAGGCCAGAGGATTAGCGATGGGAGGTTCCCTCGACAACGCGATCGTTTTGACCCAGGACGGATACTTGAACCAGCAGCTTCGTTTTGAAAACGAATGCGTCCGTCATAAGATTTTGGATTTATTCGGCGATATTTCGATTGCGGGCCGTCCGATCATCGGTCATTATCTCGCTTCCAAGGCGGGGCATGCCCTGGATATTTCCATGGCAAAACTCGTTATGAGCAGCGTCACGGGAGACGAAATCAGCAAATACAAGAGCCGGAGAATTCCTCTTTTCAAAAGAAAAGCGGCGGTCGTCTAA